GCCGGTGATTATCGCGAAGGTCATTCCGAACGCAAGGCACGCATTCGACGAAACCTGACGCAGAACGTTCACGAGGTTGCGCTGTGAATAGAATACCCCGTTTGTCGTGAATGACAGGATTACGCACATTATCAGTAACCCTATCAGCGTTCCCATGTTGTCCTTAAGGTAGCGCACTACCCCGTTCTGTGCCTTAATTTTATTCTCAAGCGGCATTGCTAGTTCCTCCGTTTCCTGTTGCGTAACGCATGATTAATTCCTGGCTCAGCTCGTTCTTGCCGAGATTCGCCGTAACTCTTCCTTCGTGCATGACTAATACCCTGTCGCTCATGTTGATTACTTCCGGCAGGTCTGAACTTATCATCAGGATTGCTACTCCCTGCTTGGCCAGTTCGTTCATGAAGCCGTAAATCTCCGCCCTCGCGCCAACGTCAACGCCTCTTGTGGGTTCGTCAAGGATGAGGAGCTTCGGTTTTGTCGCCAGCCACTTCGCAATGACTATCTTCTGCTGGTTTCCGCCGCTGAGGTTCTCCGCGAGCTGGTCGGGTGTCGGTGTCTTTATCGCGAGCTCCTGAATGTGCCGTGCAATCTCCTCTACCTCGCGCGATGGGTTGCCCAGCGGATGCCCCTTGTAGAGCTCGTGAAGTATCGTCAATGTCAGGTTGTACCCGACGGAGTTGATGAGCACTAAGCCTTCTTCCTTGCGGTTCTCGGGGACGAGAGCTATTCCGTTGTTCATTGCGTCCCTGACCGAGCGGATGTGCACGGGTTGTCCCTCAATCAGGATTTGTCCCGTATAATTCGGGTCAATCCCGAAGATGCAGTGTGAGGTCTCGCTTCTGCCTGCACCGACGAGGCCGGACATTCCGACAATCTCGCCTTCACGCACCGCGAAGGATACGCCGTTCACGAAAGGAGGGCTCACAAGGTCTTTGACCTCAAGCACAACTTTGCCGGGCGTAACTGCGTCCTTGAAGTACAGCTGTGTGAGCTCACGTCCGACCATCATCGCTATAAGCTGGTCGTTGGTGGTCTCGCGGGTGTTGACCGTCCCGACGTACTGGCCGTCGCGCATAATCGTAACCCTGTCCGTGATGGCGAATAGCTCGCTCATTCTGTGGGAGATGTAGATTATGCCGATGCCCTCAGCCTTAAGCTGCCTCATCGTCTCGAAGAGTACTTCTGTCTCCTTGTCGGTGAGTGAGGCTGTGGGCTCGTCCATCACGAGGATGTCCGCGTCGACGGAGAGTGCCTTTGCGATCTCGACCATCTGCTGCTGTGCAATGCTCAAGTCCTTGATGAGCGTGTTCGGGTCAAAGTCCAGTCCTAGACGGGTAAGCAGCTTCCTAGCTTCCTCGTTCTCCTGCCCGCGCTTGATGATGCCGCCGACGTTGCGCTCCCGGCCAAGAAACATGTTCTCCGCTATCGACAGGTACGGCACAAGGCACAGTTCCTGATGGATTACGCTGATGCCGTGAGCCTGTGAGTCCGCAACGCTACGCATGATGTGGGACTCGCCCTTGACGATGACTTCTCCTTCTTCGGGGATGTATATTCCGGCCAAGCACTTGATGAGGGTTGACTTGCCCGCTCCGTTTTCGCCTAACAGTGCGTGAACTTCTCCGGCTCTCAGCTCAAAATTTACGTCCTTCAGCGCGTAAACGCCGGGAAACTTCTTGTGGATATGCTTCATTTCAAGCAGTATCTTGTCTTCTGCCATGAAAGATTTTCACCTCCATACATAAATAAGAGGCAAGAGCCGTTAAGCATCCTGCCTCTGTGTGTCAGATTCTACTGCCAGCCGTCAACGCCGAACTCGTCAACGTTCTCTGCCGTGATGAGCGTTACGGGTACGGGTACGTGCTTCTCGACCTTCTCGCCAGCGAGAATCTTGTACGCCATCTCTACGCCGATCTTGCCGATGTTGATGGGGGACTGCGCCGCTGTGCCGGTCATCATGCCGTCCTTGATCATCTTCTTCGCGTCGGGCGAACCGTCAACGCCGTAGATGAGCACGCCCTCAAGAGCGTTCGCCGCGCGGAGTGCCTGGATTACGCCGAGTGCTGTCGGGTCATTCACGCACATAACGACTGCCATGTCGGGGATTGCCTGAATGATGTTCTCCATCTTGGGCATCGCTA
This window of the Synergistaceae bacterium genome carries:
- a CDS encoding sugar ABC transporter ATP-binding protein, coding for MAEDKILLEMKHIHKKFPGVYALKDVNFELRAGEVHALLGENGAGKSTLIKCLAGIYIPEEGEVIVKGESHIMRSVADSQAHGISVIHQELCLVPYLSIAENMFLGRERNVGGIIKRGQENEEARKLLTRLGLDFDPNTLIKDLSIAQQQMVEIAKALSVDADILVMDEPTASLTDKETEVLFETMRQLKAEGIGIIYISHRMSELFAITDRVTIMRDGQYVGTVNTRETTNDQLIAMMVGRELTQLYFKDAVTPGKVVLEVKDLVSPPFVNGVSFAVREGEIVGMSGLVGAGRSETSHCIFGIDPNYTGQILIEGQPVHIRSVRDAMNNGIALVPENRKEEGLVLINSVGYNLTLTILHELYKGHPLGNPSREVEEIARHIQELAIKTPTPDQLAENLSGGNQQKIVIAKWLATKPKLLILDEPTRGVDVGARAEIYGFMNELAKQGVAILMISSDLPEVINMSDRVLVMHEGRVTANLGKNELSQELIMRYATGNGGTSNAA